One genomic region from Actinomycetota bacterium encodes:
- the atpH gene encoding ATP synthase F1 subunit delta — MSDRPLNDRVDGYAAALVEVARAEGSLPQVENELFSVARTFESNDELREALTDQSLPAERRQAIVENLLGAKASPITVNLVSFVVGAGRARDLPAIIDRVVERAAAERKHVVAEVRSAVSLDAKRQQKLAKALSQNLGLDVEVKVIVDPSVIGGAAVRVGDTVIDGTVRHRLDQLREGL; from the coding sequence ATGAGCGACCGACCGCTGAACGACAGGGTCGACGGCTACGCGGCCGCGCTCGTCGAGGTCGCCCGCGCCGAGGGGTCGTTGCCGCAGGTCGAGAACGAGCTGTTCAGCGTGGCCCGCACCTTCGAGAGCAACGACGAGCTGCGCGAGGCGCTCACCGACCAGTCGCTCCCCGCGGAGCGGCGGCAGGCGATCGTCGAGAACCTGCTCGGCGCGAAGGCGTCGCCGATCACGGTCAACCTGGTGTCGTTCGTCGTCGGCGCGGGGCGGGCCCGCGACCTGCCCGCGATCATCGACCGGGTGGTCGAGCGCGCTGCCGCCGAGCGCAAGCACGTGGTCGCCGAGGTGCGCTCCGCCGTCTCCCTCGACGCCAAGCGCCAGCAGAAGCTGGCCAAGGCGCTGTCGCAGAACCTGGGCCTCGACGTCGAGGTCAAGGTGATCGTCGACCCGAGCGTGATCGGCGGCGCGGCGGTACGCGTCGGTGACACCGTCATCGACGGCACCGTGCGGCACCGGCTCGATCAACTGAGGGAGGGGTTGTAG
- the atpF gene encoding F0F1 ATP synthase subunit B, with the protein MIRMRARAVIFGGAVVGAALLAAAPAWAQATTPTTEKLKHANEECIKLLEKGQDVSACQEAPNPILPATNELIWGSISFVVLFFMLRRFAFPAISSSMAARTERIRSSLDEAEQAKTEAQSILAEYQAKLADARSESGRIIEEARQSADKLRQDLRRQAEAEVAASKQRAQEEIEAAVARATADLRVSVRELTLELAEKVVERNLDRETNLALVDQFIDEIAASRT; encoded by the coding sequence ATGATCCGCATGCGCGCGAGAGCGGTGATCTTCGGGGGCGCCGTCGTCGGCGCCGCGCTGCTGGCCGCGGCGCCGGCGTGGGCTCAGGCGACGACGCCGACGACCGAGAAGCTGAAGCACGCGAACGAGGAGTGCATCAAGCTCCTCGAGAAGGGCCAGGACGTCTCCGCCTGCCAGGAGGCGCCCAACCCGATCCTGCCCGCGACCAACGAGCTCATCTGGGGCTCCATCTCCTTCGTGGTGCTGTTCTTCATGCTGCGGCGCTTCGCGTTCCCGGCCATCAGCTCGAGCATGGCGGCCCGAACCGAGCGCATCCGCTCGAGCCTCGACGAGGCGGAGCAGGCCAAGACCGAGGCCCAGTCGATCCTCGCCGAGTACCAGGCGAAGCTGGCCGACGCCAGGTCGGAGTCCGGGCGCATCATCGAGGAGGCGCGGCAGTCGGCCGACAAGCTCCGCCAGGACCTGCGCAGGCAGGCCGAGGCCGAGGTGGCCGCGAGCAAGCAGCGCGCCCAGGAGGAGATCGAGGCCGCGGTCGCGCGCGCCACCGCCGATCTGCGCGTGAGCGTGCGCGAGCTCACGCTCGAGCTGGCCGAGAAGGTGGTCGAGCGCAACCTCGACCGCGAGACCAACCTCGCGCTCGTCGACCAGTTCATCGACGAGATCGCGGCGTCGCGCACATGA
- the atpE gene encoding ATP synthase F0 subunit C, whose amino-acid sequence MKTVGAGIVYGGAAIGPGVGIGIVVGNAITAMARQPEAAGMVRTTMFLGIAFTEALALFGFVLTFLLKG is encoded by the coding sequence CTGAAGACGGTCGGCGCCGGCATCGTCTACGGGGGCGCCGCCATCGGCCCCGGCGTGGGCATCGGCATCGTCGTCGGCAACGCCATCACCGCCATGGCCCGCCAGCCCGAGGCCGCGGGCATGGTGCGCACGACGATGTTCCTCGGCATCGCCTTCACCGAGGCGCTCGCGCTCTTCGGCTTCGTCCTCACCTTCCTGCTGAAGGGATGA